The following are encoded together in the Pseudoalteromonas piscicida genome:
- a CDS encoding cupin domain-containing protein, translated as MYQLQINDLTFEQFLAQYWQKKPLLIKQGFRDFEDPIEPEELAGLATEECIESRIVTNYNDNWEAHHGPFEQFDLLTDSNSTLLVQAVDHWHPQAAQLIEAFRFIPNWRIDDLMISFSTPGGGVGPHLDQYDVFIIQGQGKRHWRVGERDNSLKQFAQNKSLLQVEQFEAVIDAILEPGDILYIPPACPHEGYAVEDALNYSVGFRAPDQKDLLSSFADHVIDMEAGKRRFSDPALQLRASIGEVTCSDQQQIKSLLNALLEDKALYSQWLGKTLSEPKHEMDLAPLDPIIDPQELLEIAKDNPLVYRAGGVRAIYQICDDHILFSVNGENYELDHHCLDAVKQLSDHVVFEFNAIIPALNSLEFKQTLTKLINDGTYFVEDSDPADADFDEGWE; from the coding sequence ATGTATCAACTGCAAATAAATGACCTTACCTTCGAACAATTTCTTGCCCAGTATTGGCAAAAGAAGCCATTACTCATCAAACAAGGATTCCGAGACTTTGAAGACCCAATTGAGCCAGAAGAACTTGCCGGCCTTGCAACTGAAGAATGCATAGAATCTCGAATTGTTACTAATTACAATGATAACTGGGAAGCCCATCACGGCCCTTTTGAACAATTTGATTTACTCACCGATAGCAACAGCACTCTATTGGTCCAAGCCGTTGATCACTGGCACCCACAAGCCGCACAATTAATAGAAGCGTTTAGATTCATACCAAATTGGCGTATAGACGATTTGATGATCAGCTTTTCGACGCCTGGTGGCGGCGTTGGTCCGCACTTAGATCAATATGATGTTTTTATAATTCAAGGACAAGGTAAACGTCATTGGCGAGTTGGCGAACGCGATAACAGTCTAAAGCAATTTGCGCAGAACAAGAGTCTATTGCAAGTAGAACAATTTGAAGCAGTCATTGATGCGATTCTTGAACCGGGTGATATCTTATATATTCCACCAGCTTGCCCTCACGAAGGTTATGCGGTTGAGGACGCTTTAAACTACTCTGTTGGCTTTAGGGCGCCTGATCAAAAAGATTTGCTTTCTAGCTTTGCCGATCACGTTATTGATATGGAAGCTGGCAAACGTCGTTTTAGCGATCCAGCGTTACAACTCAGAGCGTCTATCGGCGAAGTAACCTGCAGCGACCAACAGCAGATAAAGTCTCTGCTCAATGCTTTACTTGAAGATAAGGCACTATACAGTCAATGGCTTGGAAAAACACTCAGCGAACCAAAACATGAGATGGACCTCGCGCCATTAGACCCCATAATTGATCCCCAGGAGCTTCTCGAGATCGCTAAAGATAACCCATTGGTTTATCGCGCTGGTGGAGTACGTGCTATTTACCAAATCTGTGACGATCATATTTTGTTCAGTGTTAATGGTGAAAACTATGAATTAGACCATCATTGTTTAGATGCCGTAAAGCAGCTAAGCGATCATGTTGTGTTTGAGTTTAATGCAATAATTCCTGCATTAAATAGTTTGGAATTTAAACAAACGTTAACTAAACTGATTAATGATGGGACCTACTTCGTTGAAGACAGTGATCCAGCCGATGCTGACTTCGATGAGGGCTGGGAGTAG
- a CDS encoding heme NO-binding domain-containing protein: protein MRGVIFRGLEELVVEAIGMQAWDELLEAHAPEGRVYVSPTSYPDAELFALAQGVADKLNKPLTDVLAIFGQSLFGFLAEKHKGISSKFASFEELVLSIDSVIHMEVKKLYDEPNLPSISAIVKDDKTIVLEYCSNRKLCFCAEGLLYGAAQFYSRKLKIEHPQCMHSGAEHCVLILHLD, encoded by the coding sequence ATGCGCGGCGTGATATTTAGAGGTTTAGAAGAATTAGTTGTAGAAGCGATTGGCATGCAAGCTTGGGATGAGTTACTCGAAGCACATGCACCTGAGGGGAGGGTTTATGTTTCCCCTACATCTTACCCAGATGCAGAGTTATTTGCGTTAGCACAAGGCGTCGCTGACAAATTGAATAAGCCATTGACAGATGTATTAGCCATTTTCGGACAGTCATTATTTGGATTTTTGGCAGAAAAGCACAAAGGTATCTCATCGAAATTTGCGTCGTTTGAAGAGTTGGTTTTATCTATCGATAGTGTGATACACATGGAGGTAAAAAAGCTTTACGACGAACCTAACCTCCCCTCAATTTCGGCGATTGTGAAAGATGACAAAACTATCGTATTAGAGTATTGCTCGAATCGTAAATTGTGTTTTTGTGCGGAAGGACTACTTTATGGTGCCGCACAGTTTTACAGTCGCAAACTAAAAATTGAACATCCACAGTGCATGCACAGCGGCGCTGAACATTGCGTACTCATTCTTCATTTGGATTAA
- the purB gene encoding adenylosuccinate lyase translates to MELSALTAISPVDGRYGSKTKELRSIFSEFGLIKYRVIVEVRWLQALASSDAIKEVPAFSDEANALLDSIVENFSEADAARVKEIERTTNHDVKAVEYLLKEKVAGNAELNAVNEFIHFACTSEDINNLSHGLMLTEARDTVLLPYCDELLSAIKDKAVEYKSIPMMTRTHGQPASPSTMGKEFANVYVRLQRQRQQIANVQMLGKINGAVGNYNAHLSAYPDYDWHAHSERFVSSLGLTWNPFTTQIEPHDYIAELFDAIARFNTILIDFDRDVWGYIALNHFKQKTIAGEIGSSTMPHKVNPIDFENSEGNLGIANAIFAHLAQKLPVSRWQRDLTDSTVLRNLGVGMGYALIAYQATLKGVSKLEVNAERLLAELDDNWELLAEPIQTVMRKYGIEKPYEKLKDLTRGKRVNKEIMADFIDNLNLPNEVKAQMKEMTPANYIGRAEAFIDELN, encoded by the coding sequence ATGGAGCTTTCAGCGTTAACCGCTATCTCTCCTGTGGATGGTCGCTATGGTAGCAAGACCAAAGAACTGAGAAGCATCTTCAGTGAATTTGGCTTGATCAAATACCGCGTCATCGTAGAAGTTCGTTGGCTACAAGCGCTAGCGAGCAGCGACGCCATTAAAGAAGTACCCGCTTTCAGTGATGAAGCCAATGCACTTCTTGATAGCATCGTTGAAAACTTCAGCGAAGCAGACGCCGCACGCGTAAAAGAGATTGAGCGCACCACTAACCACGACGTTAAAGCTGTAGAATACCTTCTTAAAGAAAAAGTAGCTGGTAATGCCGAGCTAAATGCCGTCAATGAATTCATTCATTTCGCGTGTACTTCTGAGGACATCAACAACCTTTCTCATGGTCTAATGCTAACCGAAGCGCGTGACACGGTATTACTGCCATATTGTGATGAGCTACTGAGCGCAATCAAAGACAAAGCGGTTGAGTATAAGTCAATTCCAATGATGACTCGTACACATGGCCAACCTGCGTCGCCGTCAACCATGGGTAAAGAGTTTGCAAACGTGTATGTTCGTCTGCAACGTCAACGTCAGCAAATCGCTAACGTACAAATGCTTGGTAAAATCAATGGTGCCGTTGGTAACTATAACGCTCACCTAAGCGCTTACCCAGATTACGATTGGCATGCACACAGTGAACGTTTTGTATCAAGCCTTGGTCTGACTTGGAACCCGTTCACAACGCAAATCGAACCGCATGACTATATCGCTGAGCTATTCGATGCGATTGCACGCTTCAATACTATCTTAATTGACTTTGACCGTGACGTTTGGGGTTATATCGCGCTAAACCACTTCAAGCAAAAAACCATTGCTGGTGAGATTGGTTCTTCAACAATGCCTCACAAAGTTAACCCTATCGACTTTGAAAACTCTGAAGGTAACCTTGGCATTGCTAACGCTATCTTTGCGCATCTTGCACAAAAGCTACCAGTCTCACGCTGGCAACGTGACCTAACTGACTCAACGGTTCTACGTAACCTAGGTGTTGGCATGGGTTATGCACTTATCGCGTATCAAGCAACGCTAAAAGGCGTTAGCAAGTTAGAAGTTAATGCTGAGCGTTTACTTGCTGAGCTTGATGATAACTGGGAACTACTTGCAGAGCCAATCCAAACGGTAATGCGCAAGTACGGTATCGAAAAGCCATATGAAAAGCTAAAAGATCTTACTCGTGGTAAACGCGTAAACAAAGAAATCATGGCTGACTTCATCGATAACCTAAACTTGCCAAATGAAGTAAAAGCACAAATGAAAGAAATGACGCCAGCAAACTATATTGGTCGTGCTGAAGCGTTCATTGACGAACTAAACTAA
- a CDS encoding acyl-CoA dehydrogenase family protein, translating to MDFNLNEDQQAFADMAHQFAMSELAPHAAKWDQEHIFPKDVIQKAGELGFCGLYTPEEAGGLGLSRLDSSIIFEQLSMGCTATTAMLTIHNMATWMIASFATEETKAKYMDQLVTGELLASYCLTEPGSGSDAASLKTKAIKEGDEYVLSGSKMFISGAGETDVLVVMARTGEAGPKGISAFVVPADADGVIYGKAEEKMGWNAQPTRLITLENVRIPAANLLGQEGEGFKFAMQGLDGGRINIATCSIGTAQQALNTAKQYMQERSQFGKPLAAFQALQFKIADMNTELVAARQMVRLAAFKLDSNDPEKTTYCAMAKRFATDVGTKVCDDALQIHGGYGYIKEYPLERHLRDVRVHQILEGTNEIMRVIIARRILAEGAPSVL from the coding sequence GTGGACTTTAACCTAAACGAAGATCAACAAGCATTTGCCGATATGGCGCACCAATTTGCAATGAGCGAGCTTGCTCCACATGCTGCAAAATGGGATCAAGAGCACATTTTTCCAAAAGACGTAATTCAAAAAGCAGGTGAGCTTGGTTTTTGCGGTCTATATACGCCAGAAGAGGCAGGTGGTCTGGGTTTATCTCGCCTTGACTCAAGTATTATTTTTGAACAACTTTCTATGGGTTGTACAGCAACCACCGCCATGTTGACTATCCATAACATGGCAACGTGGATGATAGCGAGCTTTGCAACGGAAGAAACCAAAGCAAAATATATGGATCAGTTAGTAACAGGTGAGCTACTGGCTTCTTACTGTCTAACAGAGCCTGGTTCTGGCTCTGATGCTGCATCGCTGAAAACAAAAGCAATAAAAGAAGGCGACGAGTACGTTCTGTCTGGCTCAAAGATGTTTATCTCAGGTGCCGGTGAAACCGACGTATTGGTGGTAATGGCAAGAACCGGTGAAGCAGGTCCAAAAGGTATTTCGGCCTTTGTTGTACCTGCCGATGCTGATGGGGTTATTTATGGCAAAGCAGAAGAAAAAATGGGTTGGAACGCTCAGCCTACGCGCCTTATCACGCTTGAAAATGTCCGGATCCCAGCTGCCAACCTGTTAGGCCAAGAAGGTGAAGGCTTCAAATTTGCGATGCAAGGTCTTGATGGTGGTCGTATTAATATTGCGACTTGTTCTATTGGTACAGCCCAACAAGCACTCAATACCGCCAAGCAGTATATGCAAGAGCGTTCTCAGTTTGGTAAACCGTTAGCGGCGTTCCAAGCATTGCAATTTAAAATCGCAGATATGAATACTGAACTTGTGGCTGCGCGCCAAATGGTTCGACTTGCAGCATTTAAACTGGATAGCAACGACCCAGAAAAGACCACTTATTGCGCAATGGCGAAGCGTTTTGCCACTGATGTAGGCACTAAGGTGTGTGATGATGCACTGCAAATTCATGGTGGTTACGGGTATATCAAAGAGTATCCACTTGAACGTCATTTACGTGACGTACGTGTTCATCAGATCCTTGAAGGTACAAACGAAATTATGCGTGTAATTATTGCACGTCGGATCTTAGCTGAAGGCGCCCCAAGCGTCCTATAA
- a CDS encoding GNAT family N-acetyltransferase, whose amino-acid sequence MSYRISRVTWQTKKLELKAIRERVFVYELHIPKEVEFDQQDITAEHLIIIDDLDGPVGTGRLCEDGLLSRIAIFKSHRNRDAYASLIGGLVDLAKDKGFEDVFIQCILDEVPEFLQSGFSTHGHVFMEAGIPRQRLKCPIQSLKMEPFTMLH is encoded by the coding sequence ATGAGTTATAGGATCAGTAGAGTAACTTGGCAAACCAAAAAATTGGAGCTCAAAGCGATACGCGAGCGTGTATTTGTGTACGAACTTCACATTCCTAAAGAGGTTGAGTTTGATCAGCAGGATATCACTGCTGAGCACCTAATCATTATTGACGATTTAGATGGCCCAGTTGGTACAGGGCGACTGTGCGAAGACGGGTTATTAAGCCGTATCGCTATATTCAAATCTCACCGCAATCGAGATGCCTACGCTTCCTTGATCGGGGGGCTTGTTGATCTGGCAAAAGACAAGGGCTTTGAAGACGTTTTTATTCAATGCATTTTGGATGAAGTACCCGAATTTTTGCAATCTGGGTTTTCCACTCATGGACACGTATTTATGGAAGCCGGCATTCCAAGACAGCGCTTGAAATGCCCTATTCAATCACTCAAGATGGAGCCGTTTACGATGCTTCATTAG
- a CDS encoding DUF1330 domain-containing protein has protein sequence MYEMLVAMEIHNSERYAKYREAMKPILRQYGGGFSNDFHIAETLLTEGQCQANRLFTIYFPDQASMESFFSDAEYVEVKARYFEDSVSGFDILASYIR, from the coding sequence ATGTATGAGATGTTAGTGGCGATGGAAATTCATAACAGCGAGCGATATGCCAAATATCGTGAAGCGATGAAGCCAATCTTAAGACAATATGGTGGTGGATTTAGTAACGATTTTCATATTGCAGAAACCTTGCTAACAGAGGGACAGTGCCAAGCTAATCGACTTTTTACCATATACTTTCCTGATCAAGCTTCAATGGAGTCCTTCTTCAGTGATGCTGAATATGTAGAGGTAAAAGCGCGATACTTTGAAGATAGCGTCAGTGGGTTTGATATTTTGGCGAGCTACATTAGATAA
- a CDS encoding sensor histidine kinase codes for MSEYNDYKKAYLRERRARDEVESLLEEKTRALYLANQTLERQLEQLKNQQAVLINNERMATLGTLSAGVAHELNNPLAYVAGNLESLNYYISPILQLLETVKLLEQNELRGDQLEARLIDIYLRQHVDEITNDLPDLVHDTLHGCERIKTIVNDLMNFSRSNNDSFGRASLKSIVEDTLRLLYGQLKGYELTVAVEDVPTIYCKEGALKQAIINLLVNAKYAVDMSHKSHKSIEVLLAPGNAQDIILSVSDNGIGIDADVLPRLFDPFFTTKPVGEGTGMGLAVTHAIVKEHKGKIDVQSQEGVGSQFTISFPLEQ; via the coding sequence ATGTCTGAATATAACGACTATAAAAAGGCGTATCTAAGAGAGCGTCGTGCACGTGATGAAGTTGAGTCATTACTTGAAGAGAAAACGCGTGCGTTATATTTGGCTAATCAAACACTTGAACGTCAATTAGAACAGCTTAAGAATCAACAAGCCGTACTAATAAACAACGAACGTATGGCAACGTTAGGAACACTATCAGCAGGCGTTGCGCATGAATTAAATAACCCGTTGGCCTATGTGGCTGGTAACCTTGAGTCACTTAATTATTATATTTCGCCAATCTTGCAGTTGCTTGAGACAGTAAAATTACTTGAGCAAAATGAATTGAGAGGAGATCAATTGGAAGCTCGCCTTATTGATATATATTTAAGGCAACATGTTGACGAAATTACGAATGATTTGCCGGATCTTGTTCACGACACGCTGCACGGCTGCGAGCGAATTAAGACCATAGTAAACGATTTAATGAATTTCTCCCGATCCAATAACGATAGTTTCGGTAGGGCGTCTCTAAAGTCCATTGTTGAAGACACGCTTCGTTTACTCTATGGTCAACTCAAGGGATACGAGCTAACCGTCGCGGTCGAAGATGTGCCAACTATCTATTGCAAGGAGGGAGCGCTAAAACAAGCTATCATCAATCTTTTGGTGAATGCTAAATATGCGGTAGACATGAGCCATAAATCGCATAAATCAATAGAAGTGTTACTCGCACCGGGTAACGCTCAAGATATTATCTTAAGCGTTAGCGACAACGGAATTGGGATTGATGCTGATGTGCTTCCTAGGTTGTTCGATCCTTTCTTTACGACTAAGCCTGTCGGCGAAGGTACGGGCATGGGACTTGCCGTTACTCATGCCATTGTAAAAGAGCACAAAGGGAAAATTGATGTTCAGAGTCAAGAAGGTGTAGGTAGTCAGTTTACTATTTCCTTTCCTCTGGAGCAGTGA
- a CDS encoding enoyl-CoA hydratase, whose amino-acid sequence MTAQLKLEKQGHTAVVTMSNPPANTWTKDTLTALKNLVIELNADKEIYSLVITGEGEKFFSAGADLNVFADGDKGVAADMSRVFGEAFETLSDFRGVSIAAINGFAMGGGLEVALACDIRIAEAQAQMALPEAKVGLLPCAGGTQNLSWLVGEGWAKRMILCGERLKADKAQQIGLVEEVVEQGKALEAALELAKKVEDQSPVAVTACKALIQKGRSGTINSALPLERELFVTLFDTQDQKEGVNAFLEKRKANWVNG is encoded by the coding sequence ATGACTGCACAATTAAAACTCGAAAAACAAGGCCATACTGCCGTTGTTACTATGTCAAATCCACCGGCGAATACGTGGACAAAAGACACACTAACTGCACTTAAAAATCTAGTAATCGAATTGAACGCAGATAAAGAAATTTATTCGTTAGTGATCACTGGTGAAGGTGAAAAGTTCTTTTCAGCAGGAGCAGATCTAAACGTATTTGCCGACGGTGACAAAGGAGTCGCTGCGGATATGTCTCGAGTATTTGGCGAAGCGTTTGAAACACTCAGCGACTTTAGAGGCGTATCTATTGCTGCTATCAATGGTTTTGCAATGGGTGGCGGTTTAGAAGTCGCACTAGCATGCGATATCCGCATCGCCGAAGCTCAAGCACAAATGGCACTCCCTGAGGCGAAAGTCGGGTTGTTACCTTGTGCTGGCGGCACACAAAACTTGTCTTGGCTTGTGGGTGAAGGCTGGGCAAAACGTATGATTTTATGCGGTGAGCGCTTAAAAGCCGATAAAGCACAGCAAATTGGCTTGGTTGAAGAAGTGGTCGAGCAGGGGAAAGCACTGGAAGCTGCGCTTGAACTTGCTAAGAAAGTAGAAGATCAAAGTCCTGTTGCGGTCACGGCTTGTAAGGCTCTCATTCAAAAAGGCCGCTCTGGCACAATCAATAGCGCATTGCCACTTGAACGCGAACTTTTCGTAACATTATTCGATACGCAAGATCAAAAAGAAGGCGTAAACGCGTTTTTAGAGAAGCGTAAAGCGAATTGGGTAAATGGCTAA
- a CDS encoding VOC family protein has product MKLSGIHHVAVICSDYQRSKVFYTEVLGLRVLRENYRKDRASYKLDLALPDGSQIELFSFPNPPKRPSHPEAQGLRHLAFSVSDIDACIAHLVQYQVAVEPVRIDEYTGKRFTFFSDPDGLPLELYAQC; this is encoded by the coding sequence TTGAAGTTATCTGGAATACATCACGTCGCTGTTATTTGTTCTGACTACCAAAGATCAAAAGTGTTTTATACCGAAGTACTTGGTTTGCGCGTACTCAGGGAGAACTATCGAAAAGATAGAGCGTCTTATAAATTAGATCTTGCGCTGCCTGATGGGAGCCAGATTGAGTTGTTTTCATTTCCAAACCCGCCCAAACGACCATCACATCCAGAGGCGCAAGGGCTGAGGCATTTAGCATTTAGCGTATCAGATATAGATGCTTGCATTGCACACCTTGTGCAGTATCAAGTTGCAGTAGAGCCTGTTCGAATAGATGAATATACAGGCAAACGGTTTACCTTTTTCAGCGATCCTGATGGTTTGCCGCTGGAGCTTTATGCGCAATGTTAA
- a CDS encoding enoyl-CoA hydratase/isomerase family protein encodes MIEFELINHEEAPVIFEQATCHNGMKIALATLNAPKALNALNLDMIRLLAPQLDAWANDPQIAMVMLKGAGEKAFCAGGDVVSLYREMSSDTSNALIETFFSEEYRLDYQIHNYDKPILLWGNGIIMGGGLGLTAGASHKVMTETSRIAMPEITIGLYPDVGGSYFLNKMPKGVGLFLGLTAANINAADAKLVGLADHFMDSEKLSLLLQNLVEVNWGKTNVLNHEKLTQLLLSLDEASHAPPKSEIKPLMKVFEALDEKRELSDQVEFILALDSTDNKWLSKAQAALKHGSPLSAALVKAQLTRSEGKTLKDCFKQELGMSVTAGEFGEFQEGVRALLIDKDGKPNWRFKSVAEVTDDAVERFFAPRWDENDHPLRDL; translated from the coding sequence ATGATTGAATTTGAGCTAATAAATCATGAAGAGGCGCCGGTTATATTCGAACAGGCAACATGCCATAACGGGATGAAAATAGCGCTGGCGACATTAAATGCACCAAAAGCGTTAAATGCCTTAAACCTTGATATGATCCGTTTGCTCGCGCCACAACTAGACGCTTGGGCAAACGACCCGCAAATAGCAATGGTTATGCTAAAAGGTGCTGGCGAGAAGGCGTTTTGTGCCGGCGGCGATGTCGTGAGTTTATATCGCGAAATGTCGTCTGATACGAGTAACGCATTAATCGAAACCTTTTTCAGTGAAGAGTACCGGTTAGATTATCAAATCCATAACTATGATAAGCCAATCCTACTATGGGGTAATGGCATCATCATGGGTGGCGGACTGGGCTTAACGGCTGGCGCAAGCCATAAAGTGATGACAGAAACGTCGCGCATCGCGATGCCAGAAATCACCATTGGCTTATACCCTGATGTTGGTGGGAGCTATTTCCTCAATAAGATGCCAAAAGGCGTAGGACTATTCCTAGGTCTCACCGCTGCAAACATTAACGCTGCGGATGCCAAGCTGGTTGGGCTCGCCGATCATTTTATGGACTCAGAAAAACTGAGCTTACTGTTACAAAACCTAGTTGAAGTGAACTGGGGCAAAACCAATGTATTAAATCATGAAAAGCTTACTCAGCTGCTGTTGTCACTAGATGAAGCGTCTCATGCGCCGCCAAAAAGTGAAATTAAACCGCTTATGAAAGTGTTTGAAGCGCTTGATGAGAAACGTGAGTTATCAGACCAAGTTGAGTTTATTTTGGCGTTGGATAGCACTGACAACAAATGGCTAAGCAAGGCACAGGCCGCATTAAAGCATGGTTCACCATTAAGTGCAGCATTAGTTAAAGCGCAGCTCACTAGAAGTGAAGGCAAAACACTAAAAGACTGTTTTAAGCAGGAATTAGGAATGTCGGTAACGGCTGGCGAGTTTGGTGAGTTTCAAGAAGGTGTTCGTGCGTTGCTTATTGATAAAGATGGTAAGCCAAATTGGCGATTTAAATCTGTCGCCGAAGTGACAGACGACGCGGTAGAACGCTTTTTTGCACCTCGCTGGGATGAAAACGATCACCCATTGCGTGACTTATAA
- a CDS encoding SDR family oxidoreductase: MDINNKTVVITGGAQGLGLAMATEMAKLGAKLALIDMQEDVLAEAKRELAQFGTQVNTYVANVSQESDVENVFNAIVNDCGDIAVLINNAGILRDGLLLKAKDGQVIDKMSLSQFQSVIDVNLTGVFLCGREAAVKMVEAGNGGVIINMSSVARAGNMGQTNYSAAKSGVVAMTTSWAKELGRFGIRVGAIAPGVIRTKMTDAMKPEAKERLVKMKPVGRLGEAQEIAHTAKYIIENDFFTGRVVEIDGGIRL, translated from the coding sequence ATGGATATTAACAATAAAACAGTTGTGATCACTGGTGGTGCGCAAGGCTTAGGTCTTGCTATGGCGACTGAAATGGCAAAGCTCGGAGCAAAACTAGCCCTGATAGATATGCAAGAAGACGTTTTAGCAGAAGCGAAGCGCGAACTTGCTCAATTTGGCACACAAGTTAACACATATGTTGCTAATGTTAGTCAAGAATCAGACGTGGAAAATGTGTTTAATGCCATCGTAAATGACTGCGGTGATATTGCGGTTTTAATAAATAATGCGGGTATTTTGCGTGACGGTTTGCTGCTTAAAGCAAAAGACGGGCAAGTCATCGATAAAATGTCGCTTTCGCAATTTCAATCCGTTATTGATGTCAATCTCACAGGAGTTTTCCTGTGCGGCCGCGAAGCTGCCGTCAAAATGGTAGAAGCGGGTAATGGTGGCGTGATCATTAATATGTCGAGCGTTGCGCGCGCTGGTAATATGGGACAAACCAATTATTCAGCGGCAAAGTCTGGTGTCGTTGCGATGACTACCAGTTGGGCTAAAGAATTAGGTCGTTTTGGTATTCGCGTGGGCGCAATTGCACCAGGTGTGATCCGTACAAAAATGACCGATGCAATGAAGCCTGAAGCCAAAGAGCGCCTAGTGAAAATGAAGCCGGTCGGGCGTCTGGGTGAAGCGCAAGAAATTGCTCATACAGCAAAATATATCATTGAAAATGATTTCTTTACGGGACGTGTCGTTGAGATTGACGGCGGCATTCGCTTGTAA
- the mmsB gene encoding 3-hydroxyisobutyrate dehydrogenase codes for MARVGFIGLGNMGGPMAINLLKAGHQVCVFDLNPEAVATLEASGATKATVVSDVCREADYVISMLPAGKHVRAVYTGDDGLINYLSKNTQVIDCSTIDAGSAQFVGNKLAESGISFVDAPVSGGVAGAAAGTLTFIVGGNKADFERAHVVLTNMGKNIFHAGDIGAGQVAKICNNMLLSILMAGTSEALQMGVDHGLDPKVLSEIMLNSSGRNWTLELYNPCPDVLENVPSSNGYKPGFMVDLMAKDLGLAMQSAQQTNSATPMGALAKNLYNLMQNQGKGSEDFSAIFKLYSEK; via the coding sequence ATGGCACGAGTAGGATTTATCGGCTTAGGTAATATGGGTGGTCCAATGGCCATTAACCTATTAAAGGCTGGCCACCAAGTATGTGTATTCGATTTGAACCCTGAGGCCGTTGCGACGCTTGAAGCAAGTGGCGCGACGAAAGCGACGGTTGTGAGCGATGTATGTCGCGAAGCCGATTATGTGATCAGTATGCTGCCTGCAGGCAAACATGTTCGAGCAGTGTATACCGGCGATGACGGATTAATTAATTACCTTAGTAAAAATACACAAGTAATTGATTGTTCGACCATCGATGCCGGATCCGCTCAGTTTGTCGGTAACAAGTTGGCAGAATCGGGTATTTCATTTGTTGATGCGCCTGTGTCCGGCGGTGTGGCAGGTGCAGCGGCTGGTACCTTAACTTTTATTGTCGGCGGTAATAAAGCAGACTTTGAACGTGCGCATGTGGTACTTACCAATATGGGTAAGAATATCTTCCATGCTGGAGATATTGGTGCGGGACAAGTCGCGAAGATATGTAACAATATGCTGTTATCAATACTTATGGCGGGCACAAGTGAAGCGCTGCAAATGGGTGTAGATCATGGCTTAGATCCTAAAGTATTGAGCGAAATTATGCTCAACAGCTCAGGTCGAAACTGGACGCTAGAGCTATACAACCCATGTCCTGATGTACTAGAAAATGTGCCTTCTTCGAACGGTTATAAGCCGGGCTTTATGGTTGATTTAATGGCTAAAGATCTTGGCCTTGCGATGCAATCTGCGCAGCAAACGAATTCTGCGACGCCCATGGGGGCGCTGGCGAAGAATCTGTATAACTTGATGCAAAATCAAGGCAAAGGCAGTGAAGACTTTAGTGCGATTTTTAAGCTTTATTCAGAGAAATAG